The Muntiacus reevesi chromosome 7, mMunRee1.1, whole genome shotgun sequence genome includes a region encoding these proteins:
- the LOC136171993 gene encoding DNA-directed RNA polymerase III subunit RPC7: protein MAGNKGRGRAAYTFNIEAVGFSRGEKLPDVVLKPPPLFPDTDYKPVPLKTGESEDYVLALKQELRETVKRMPYFVETPEEKQDIERYSKRYMKVYKEEWIPDWRRLPRELMPRKKCRKAGPRSKKATDTGKGPSLTNPADVLKKIEELEKKGDGEKSDEENEEKEGGKEKSKEGDDDEEDDAAEQEEYDEEEQEEENDYINSYFEDGDDFGADSDDNMDEATY from the coding sequence ATGGCTGGGAATAAAGGAAGAGGACGTGCTGCTTATACATTTAACATTGAAGCTGTTGGATTTAGCAGAGGTGAAAAGTTACCTGATGTCGTATTGAAACCACCCCCACTATTTCCTGATACAGACTACAAGCCAGTGCCACTAAAAACAGGAGAGAGTGAAGATTATGTGCTTGCCTTGAAACAAGAGTTAAGAGAAACTGTGAAAAGAATGCCTTATTTTGTAGAAACACCTGAAGAAAAACAAGATATTGAAAGATATAGTAAAAGATATATGAAGGTGTACAAAGAAGAGTGGATACCAGATTGGAGAAGACTCCCTAGAGAGTTGATGCCAaggaaaaaatgcagaaaagcagGCCCCAGATCCAAAAAGGCAACGGATACAGGCAAAGGCCCTTCACTCACAAATCCTGCGGATGTattgaaaaaaattgaggaaTTGGAAAAGAAAGGTGATGGTGAAAaatcagatgaggaaaatgaagagaaagaaggaggcaaagagaaaagtaaagaagGCGATGATGATGAGGAAGATGATGCTGCTGAACAAGAGGAATATGATGAAGAAGaacaggaagaggaaaatgaCTACATTAATTCCTACTTTGAAGATGGAGATGATTTTGGTGCAGACAGTGacgacaacatggatgaagcaaCCTACTAG